One genomic region from Chiloscyllium plagiosum isolate BGI_BamShark_2017 chromosome 21, ASM401019v2, whole genome shotgun sequence encodes:
- the gpr146 gene encoding probable G-protein coupled receptor 146 — protein sequence MWSCVGSNGTVNSVDQQFCYDLELVFSILSIIYLIICFPFSICYNSLLVLVNLYNKPSMTMPDVYFVNIAIAGLILSLVALIQLLGPDNPQWAVWTFNREVYITLLILFNISALVTMYSTTLLSLDYYIEQALPRTYMSSVYNTKHVCGFIWGGAVLTSFSSLLLYVCSHVPKIIECSKIQNKEVADTIMVFIGFFVPAIAVLYALILILRIRNQSTPLDQDSARLDPSTHKLLVATVCTQFILWTPYYMTLLVHITLNSKGSDLITQYHVYYFVKGLSTLLAYSCSFVIPLLYTYMHKNFTNKLRQLVRKLDCWTEGCSHQHSEVQQQVFLSES from the coding sequence ATGTGGAGTTGTGTAGGTTCTAATGGAACAGTAAACAGCGTGGATCAGCAGTTCTGCTACGACCTTGAATTGGTCTTTTCCATCCTCTCCATCATTTACCTCATCATCTGTTTCCCTTTCAGCATCTGCTACAATTCCTTGCTGGTCCTTGTTAACCTCTACAACAAGCCATCAATGACTATGCCTGATGTTTACTTTGTCAACATCGCAATCGCAGGCCTCATCCTCAGTCTTGTGGCTTTGATACAGCTGCTTGGGCCAGACAATCCACAGTGGGCTGTATGGACATTCAATAGGGAGGTCTACATCACCTTGCTAATATTGTTTAACATCTCAGCTTTGGTGACCATGTACTCTACCACTTTGCTCAGCTTGGACTACTACATTGAGCAAGCTTTGCCAAGAACTTACATGTCCAGTGTCTACAATACCAAGCACGTCTGTGGGTTTATCTGGGGAGGGGCTGTCCTCACCAGCTTTTCATCTCTTCTGCTGTACGTGTGCAGCCATGTTCCGAAGATAATTGAGTGTTCGAAAATACAGAATAAAGAGGTGGCAGATACCATCATGGTGTTTATCGGTTTCTTTGTGCCTGCCATAGCAGTGCTGTATGCCTTGATACTAATTCTCCGAATACGGAACCAGTCCACTCCTCTTGATCAAGATTCTGCAAGACTGGATCCTTCTACACACAAATTGCTGGTGGCCACAGTCTGCACTCAGTTTATACTGTGGACCCCTTATTACATGACACTGTTGGTTCACATTACGTTAAACTCTAAAGGATCAGACTTGATAACGCAGTATCATGTTTACTATTTTGTTAAGGGCTTATCTACGCTGCTGGCTTATTCATGCAGCTTTGTTATACCACTACTCTATACTTACATGCACAAAAACTTCACCAACAAACTGAGGCAGCTAGTCAGAAAACTGgactgttggactgaaggatgctCTCACCAACACTCAGAAGTGCAGCAACAAGTTTTTCTGAGCGAGAGCTAA